A stretch of Mobula birostris isolate sMobBir1 chromosome 2, sMobBir1.hap1, whole genome shotgun sequence DNA encodes these proteins:
- the LOC140208450 gene encoding vesicular inhibitory amino acid transporter: protein MAMLIKSKLSNVATSVSNKSQAKVSGVFARMGFQAATDEEAVGFAQCDDLDYEHRQGLQMDILKTEEVSGEAEPVDEGDSHYQRDGAGLPPSTSKDGEPCTELAAQGKPKITAWEAGWNVTNAIQGMFVLGLPYAILHGGYLGLFLIIFAAVVCCYTGKILIACLYEENEDGELVRVRDSYVDIANACCAPRFPKLGGRVVNVAQIIELIMTCVLYVVVSGNLMYNSFPNLPISQKSWSILATAVLLPCAFLKNLKAVSKFSLLCTLAHFVINILVIAYCLSRARDWAWDKVKFYIDVKKFPISIGIIVFSYTSQIFLPSLEGNMKSPKEFHSMMNWTHIAACILKGLFALVAFLTWADATKEVITDNLPSTIRAVVNIFLVAKALLSYPLPFFAAVEVLEKSFFQEGRIAMFTNCYGADGKIKSWGLALRCVLVVLTLLMAMYIPHFALLMGLTGSLTGAGLCFLLPSLFHLKLLWRQLQWHHVFFDVSIFVIGSICSVSGFIHSLEGLIEAFNSNVSD, encoded by the exons ATGGCGATGCTTATAAAAAGTAAGCTTTCAAACGTTGCGACTTCTGTTTCTAACAAATCTCAGGCTAAGGTTAGCGGGGTTTTCGCGCGGATGGGGTTTCAGGCGGCTACAGATGAGGAAGCGGTTGGGTTTGCACAATGTGACGACCTGGACTATGAGCATCGCCAGGGTTTGCAGATGGACATTTTGAAAACCGAAGAGGTGTCCGGAGAAGCCGAACCAGTGGATGAGGGTGACAGTCACTATCAGAGAGACGGAGCTGGTCTGCCTCCTTCCACCTCTAAAGACGGGGAGCCATGCACGGAATTAGCAGCTCAGGGAAAACCCAAAATCACTGCCTGGGAAGCAGGCTGGAATGTGACCAATGCAATTCAG GGTATGTTCGTCCTGGGCTTGCCCTAtgctattctgcatggaggatatCTAGGATTATTTTTAATCATTTTCGCTGCTGTTGTGTGTTGCTACACGGGGAAGATCCTGATCGCCTGTCTGTACGAAGAAAACGAAGACGGGGAGCTGGTGAGAGTAAGGGACTCCTATGTAGACATTGCAAATGCCTGCTGCGCCCCTCGCTTTCCAAAGCTGGGTGGTAGAGTCGTGAATGTAGCCCAGATCATTGAGTTAATAATGACTTGCGTATTGTACGTTGTTGTAAGTGGGAACCTTATGTATAACAGTTTCCCAAATCTGCCCATCTCTCAGAAATCGTGGTCTATTTTGGCCACTGCAGTGCTGTTACCTTGCGCGTTCCTTAAAAATCTGAAAGCGGTCTCCAAGTTCAGTTTGCTCTGCACTCTGGCACATTTTGTAATTAACATCTTAGTGATCGCCTACTGTTTGTCTAGAGCCCGGGACTGGGCCTGGGATAAAGTCAAATTTTACATTGATGTCAAAAAATTCCCAATTTCCATAGGCATTATCGTTTTTAGCTACACTTCACAAATCTTCCTGCCATCGCTGGAGGGCAACATGAAGAGCCCCAAAGAATTTCACAGTATGATGAACTGGACACATATTGCAGCGTGTATACTCAAGGGACTGTTTGCTCTGGTAGCTTTCCTGACCTGGGCAGATGCAACAAAAGAGGTAATCACAGACAATCTCCCGTCTACTATCCGAGCAGTGGTTAACATTTTCCTAGTTGCCAAAGCTTTGCTCTCCTATCCATTGCCATTTTTCGCAGCTGTAGAAGTCTTAGAGAAATCCTTTTTCCAAGAGGGCAGGATTGCAATGTTTACCAATTGTTATGGGGCCGATGGTAAAATCAAATCCTGGGGATTAGCTTTAAGATGCGTCCTCGTGGTCTTGACCTTGCTGATGGCCATGTATATCCCCCATTTCGCTTTGCTAATGGGCCTGACAGGTAGCCTCACGGGCGCTGGCCTCTGTTTTCTGCTCCCCAGTCTCTTCCACCTCAAACTTCTGTGGAGACAGTTGCAGTGGCATCATGTATTTTTCGATGTCTCCATATTTGTTATCGGTTCTATATGCAGCGTGTCTGGGTTTATCCATTCGTTAGAGGGCCTGATCGAAGCGTTCAATTCGAATGTAAGTGATTGA